One genomic segment of Candidatus Rokuibacteriota bacterium includes these proteins:
- a CDS encoding BON domain-containing protein: MRYGTRTITAAIMMALVAVAPLTAGAADTADKAKEKAQTTTQETKTMVTDSWITSKVKISLFADERVKGSQVSVDTTKGVVHLRGKVDSAEAKSAVSDIAQGVEGVKSVKNDLQVVAPTARKAVDANDSDIAKAVVTRLSKDKQLKKVDVRTDAGVVTLTGQVPTIGASAKASEMARDVPSVKSVKNELTFTK; this comes from the coding sequence ATGCGGTACGGTACTAGGACGATTACGGCAGCGATCATGATGGCACTCGTCGCCGTGGCCCCGCTGACGGCGGGCGCCGCCGACACGGCGGACAAGGCCAAGGAGAAGGCCCAGACCACGACGCAAGAAACCAAAACGATGGTTACCGACAGCTGGATCACCTCGAAGGTTAAGATCTCGCTCTTCGCCGACGAGCGGGTGAAGGGGAGCCAGGTCAGCGTCGACACCACCAAGGGGGTCGTCCACCTCCGCGGCAAGGTCGACTCCGCCGAGGCCAAGAGCGCCGTCAGCGATATCGCGCAGGGGGTCGAAGGCGTGAAGTCCGTGAAGAACGATCTCCAGGTGGTCGCGCCGACGGCCCGGAAGGCAGTGGACGCCAACGATAGCGACATTGCGAAAGCCGTCGTGACGCGCCTTTCCAAGGATAAGCAGCTCAAGAAGGTGGATGTCCGCACCGATGCCGGTGTCGTCACGCTGACGGGTCAGGTGCCGACCATCGGCGCAAGTGCCAAGGCCTCCGAGATGGCGCGCGACGTCCCCAGCGTGAAGTCGGTCAAGAACGAACTCACCTTCACGAAGTAG
- a CDS encoding DUF3309 domain-containing protein — protein sequence MLLLILLLLLVFGGGGGYYGYSRWGTGGGLGVVGTVLLIVVVLYLVGALR from the coding sequence ATGCTGCTACTCATTCTTCTTCTGCTCCTGGTGTTCGGCGGAGGCGGCGGCTATTACGGCTATTCCAGATGGGGGACAGGCGGGGGCCTGGGGGTCGTCGGGACGGTCCTGCTCATCGTGGTGGTCTTGTACCTGGTCGGCGCGTTGCGTTGA
- a CDS encoding CsbD family protein encodes MKPSTKDKAQGTFHEVKGKVKEKVGRATNNPELEAEGQVEKIAGKVQKKIGQVKKVLGT; translated from the coding sequence ATGAAGCCAAGCACGAAGGACAAGGCACAAGGAACGTTTCACGAAGTGAAAGGCAAAGTTAAAGAGAAGGTTGGACGAGCGACGAACAATCCCGAGTTAGAAGCCGAAGGCCAGGTCGAAAAGATCGCTGGGAAGGTCCAAAAGAAAATCGGCCAAGTGAAGAAAGTCCTCGGAACATAG